In Rutidosis leptorrhynchoides isolate AG116_Rl617_1_P2 chromosome 2, CSIRO_AGI_Rlap_v1, whole genome shotgun sequence, one genomic interval encodes:
- the LOC139890487 gene encoding large ribosomal subunit protein eL31: MVEKAKGRKEEVVTREYTINLHKRLHGCTFKKKAPKAIKEIRKFAEKAMGTKDVRVDVKLNKQIWSRGIRSVPRRVRVRIARKRNDDEDAKEELYSLVTVAEIPAEGLKGLGTKIIDDED, from the exons ATGGTTGAGAAGGCTAAGGGAAGAAAAGAAGAAGTGGTGACTAGAGAGTACACCATTAATCTTCACAAACGCCTTCATGGATG TACTTTCAAGAAGAAGGCTCCAAAAGCCATCAAGGAGATCAGGAAGTTTGCAGAAAAAGCCATGGGAACAAAAGATGTTCGAGTGGATGTGAAACTAAACAAACAAATATGGAGCCGTGGGATTAGAAGTGTTCCGAGAAGAGTCAGAGTCCGCATTGCTCGCAAgagaaatgatgatgaagatgccaAGGAAGAACTTTACTCTCTTGTCACTGTTGCAGAGATCCCCGCAGAAGGATTGAAGGGCCTTGGCACCAAAATCATTGATGATGAGGATTAG